A region of Phocoena phocoena chromosome 17, mPhoPho1.1, whole genome shotgun sequence DNA encodes the following proteins:
- the CYC1 gene encoding cytochrome c1, heme protein, mitochondrial produces MAAAAVASLRGSVLGPRGAGLPGARSRGLLSGARPGQLPLRTPQAVSLSSKSGPSRGRKVILSALGMLAAGGAGLAVALHSAVSASDLELHPPSYPWSHRGLLSSLDHTSIRRGFQVYKQVCSSCHSMDYVAYRHLVGVCYTEDEAKALAEEVEVQDGPNENGEMFMRPGKLSDYFPKPYPNPEAARAANNGALPPDLSYVVRARHGGEDYVFSLLTGYCEPPTGVSLREGLYFNPYFPGQAIGMAPPIYNEVLEFDDGTPATMSQVAKDVCTFLRWTSEPEHDHRKRMGLKMLMMMGLLLPLVYAMKRHKWSVLKSRKLAYRPPK; encoded by the exons ATGGCGGCAGCGGCGGTGGCCTCGCTTCGCGGGTCAGTGCTGGGCCCGCGGGGCGCGGGGCTGCCGGGCGCGCGGTCCCGGGGTCTGCTGAGCGGTGCGCGGCCCGGGCAGCTCCCACTGCGAACACCCCAG GCAGTGTCCCTGTCGTCGAAGTCTGGCCCGTCCCGGGGCCGGAAAGTGATTCTGTCAGCGCTTGGCATGCTGGCGGCAGGGGGTGCAGGGCTGGCTGTGGCTCTGCATTCAGCGGTGAGTGCCAGTGACCTGGAGTTGCACCCCCCCAGCTATCCGTGGTCCCACCGcggcctcctctcctccctggacCACACCAG CATCCGGAGGGGTTTCCAGGTGTACAAGCAGGTGTGCTCCTCCTGCCACAGCATGGACTACGTGGCTTACCGCCACCTGGTGGGCGTGTGCTACACAGAGGATGAAGCTAAGGCGCTGGCTGAGGAG GTGGAGGTTCAGGACGGCCCCAACGAGAACGGGGAGATGTTCATGCGGCCGGGGAAGCTGTCTGACTACTTCCCCAAACCATACCCCAACCCTGAGGCTGCACGAGCGGCCAACAACGGAGCACTGCCCCCTGATCTCAGCTACGTCGTGCGAGCTAG GCACGGTGGTGAGGACTACGTCTTCTCCCTACTCACGGGCTACTGTGAGCCACCCACTGGGGTGTCGCTGCGAGAAGGCCTCTACTTCAATCCCTATTTTCCTGGCCAGGCCATTGGCATGGCGCCTCCCATCTACAATGAAGTCTTGGAGTTTGATGACG GCACCCCAGCTACCATGTCCCAGGTAGCCAAGGACGTGTGTACCTTCCTGCGCTGGACATCTGAACCAGAACACGACCATCGCAAACGCATGGGGCTCAAG ATGCTGATGATGATGGGCTTGCTTTTGCCCCTGGTCTATGCCATGAAGCGGCATAAGTGGTCAGTCCTGAAGAGCCGGAAGCTGGCATATCGGCCACCCAAGTGA
- the MAF1 gene encoding repressor of RNA polymerase III transcription MAF1 homolog isoform X1: MKLLENSSFEAINSQLTVETGDAHIIGRIESYSCKMAGDDKHMFKQFCQEGQPHVLEALSPPQTSGLSPSRLSKSQGGEDEGPLSDKCSRKTLFYLIATLNESFRPDYDFSRARSHEFSREPSLSWVVNAVNCSLFSAVREDFKALKPQLWNAVDEEICLAECDIYSYNPDLDSDPFGEDGSLWSFNYFFYNKRLKRIVFFSCRSISGSTYTASEAGNELDMELGGEEEEEESGGGGREGGHEETSTMEEDRVPVICM, translated from the exons ATGAAGCTGTTGGAGAACTCCAGCTTCGAGGCCATCAACTCGCAGCTGACCGTGGAGACAGGAGATGCCCACATCATTGGCAG GATCGAGAGCTACTCGTGTAAGATGGCGGGCGACGACAAGCACATGTTCAAGCAGTTCTGCCAGGAGGGCCAGCCACATGTGCTGGAGGCActgtccccaccccagacctcgGGCCTCAGCCCCAGCAG ACTGAGTAAGAGCCAGGGTGGCGAGGACGAGGGCCCCCTCAGCGACAAGTGCAGCCGCAAGACCCTCTTCTACCTGATCGCCACGCTCAACGAGTCCTTCCGGCCGGACTATGACTTCAGCAGAGCCCGGAGCCACGAGTTCAGCCGGGAGCCCAGCCTCAGCTGG GTGGTGAATGCAGTCAACTGCAGCCTGTTCTCTGCTGTCCGCGAGGACTTCAAGGCCCTGAAGCCGCAGCTGTGGAACGCGGTGGATGAGGAGATCTGCTTGGCTGAGTGCGACATCTACAG CTACAACCCAGACCTGGACTCAGATCCCTTCGGGGAAGATGGCAGCCTCTGGTCCTTCAACTACTTCTTCTACAACAAGCGGCTGAAACGAATTGTGTTCTTCAGCTGCCGCTCTATCAG tggatCCACCTACACTGCGTCGGAGGCAGGCAATGAGCTGGACATGGAGCtcgggggagaggaggaggaggaggagagtggAGGTGGAGGCCGTGAGGGCGGCCACGAGGAGACCAGCACCATGGAAGAGGACAG GGTCCCGGTGATCTGTATGTGA
- the SHARPIN gene encoding sharpin, producing the protein MSIVGEAGGSDGSNARAAPGTPGSRSQFPAGGGAQWPEATEAGSWGRAGTGPEMAPPADGAAAASDPGSAAVLLAVHAAVRPLGAGPDAEAQLRRLQLSADPERPGRFRLKLLGAGPGAVSLEWPLESVSYTVRGPSQHELQPPPGGPGTLSLHFANPQEARRWAALVRGATVEGQNGSDSLTPALGSETCPVSPPSLLEVPATKAPQPKVDLPWRPGDLMEKEDLAGHLTQAIEGGDEKRAAHAAAILAQHHAALSIQLQEACFPPGPVRLQVTVEDAASSAHISLAVHPHSTIGALQEQVFSEFGFPPAVQRWVIGRCLCVPEYSLAFYGVRRDGDPAFLYLLSAPQEAPGRNPQHPQKMDGELGRLFPQSLGLPQAPQPAGSSLPNPPQPGWPCPSCTFINAPSRPGCEMCSTQRPCAWDPLPTASTQQLPKVTRREDGPSLPGPGSLDPLLNLSGNLC; encoded by the exons ATGTCCATCGTGGGCGAAGCGGGAGGGTCAGACGGCTCCAACGCTCGGGCGGCGCCCGGAACCCCAGGCTCGCGGTCCCAGTTTCCGGCCGGTGGAGGCGCTCAGTGGCCCGAGGCCACGGAAGCGGGCTCGTGGGGCCGGGCCGGGACCGGACCGGAGATGGCGCCGCCGGCGGACGGCGCGGCTGCGGCCTCGGACCCTGGCTCGGCTGCGGTGCTCCTGGCCGTGCACGCCGCGGTGAGGCCGCTGGGCGCGGGGCCGGACGCAGAGGCGCAGCTGCGGAGGCTGCAGCTGAGCGCGGACCCCGAGCGACCAGGGCGCTTCCGGCTGAAGCTGCTTGGCGCGGGGCCCGGGGCG GTCAGTTTGGAGTGGCCCTTGGAGTCCGTCTCCTACACCGTCCGAGGCCCCAGCCAGCATGAGCTGCAACCTCCACCAGGAGGGCCTGGGACTCTCAGCCTGCACTTCGCCAACCCTCAGGAAGCTCGGCGGTGGGCAGCCCTGGTCCGAGGTGCCACCGTGGAAGGACAGAATG GCAGTGACAGCCTGACCCCAGCCCTAGGCTCAGAAACGTGCCCTGTTTCCCCGCCCAGTCTCCTTGAAGTGCCTGCAACCAAGGCCCCCCAGCCCAAGGTGGATCTTCCTTGGCGCCCTGGAGACTTGATGGAGAAAG AGGACCTAGCAGGGCACCTGACCCAGGCCATAGAGGGCGGGGATGAGAAGCGGGCAGCCCACGCAGCAGCCATCCTGGCCCAGCATCACGCGGCCCTCAGCATCCAGCTCCAGGAGGCCTGCTTCCCTCCCGGCCCCGTCAG GCTACAGGTTACAGTTGAAGATGCTGCGTCCTCTGCCCACATCTCGCTGGCAGTCCACCCCCACTCCACCATCGGGGCCCTCCAGGAGCAG GTATTCTCGGAGTTTGGCTTCCCACCGGCTGTGCAGCGCTGGGTCATCGGGAGGTGCCTGTGTGTCCCCGAATACAGCCTTGCTTTCTATGGGGTCCGGCGGGATGGGGATCCTGCTTTCCTCTACCTCCTCTCAGCCCCCCAAGAGGCCCCAG GACGCAATCCTCAGCACCCCCAGAAGATGGATGGGGAACTAGGCCGCCTGTTCCCTCAGTCACTGGGGCTGCCCCAAGCCCCTCAGCCAGCTGGCTCCAGCCTGCCCAACCCCCCTCAG CCCGGCTGGCCCTGCCCTTCCTGCACCTTCATCAATGCCCCAAGCCGACCCGGCTGTGAGATGTGCAGCACCCAGAGGCCCTGTGCTTGGGACCCCCTTCCCACAGCCTCCACCCAGCAGCTACCGAAG GTCACAAGGAGAGAGGATGGCCCTTCCCTTCCAGGCCCAGGGTCCCTGGACCCCCTCCTGAACCTCTCAGGGAACCTCTGCTGA
- the MAF1 gene encoding repressor of RNA polymerase III transcription MAF1 homolog isoform X2 — MKLLENSSFEAINSQLTVETGDAHIIGRIESYSCKMAGDDKHMFKQFCQEGQPHVLEALSPPQTSGLSPSRLSKSQGGEDEGPLSDKCSRKTLFYLIATLNESFRPDYDFSRARSHEFSREPSLSWVVNAVNCSLFSAVREDFKALKPQLWNAVDEEICLAECDIYSYNPDLDSDPFGEDGSLWSFNYFFYNKRLKRIVFFSCRSIRVPVICM; from the exons ATGAAGCTGTTGGAGAACTCCAGCTTCGAGGCCATCAACTCGCAGCTGACCGTGGAGACAGGAGATGCCCACATCATTGGCAG GATCGAGAGCTACTCGTGTAAGATGGCGGGCGACGACAAGCACATGTTCAAGCAGTTCTGCCAGGAGGGCCAGCCACATGTGCTGGAGGCActgtccccaccccagacctcgGGCCTCAGCCCCAGCAG ACTGAGTAAGAGCCAGGGTGGCGAGGACGAGGGCCCCCTCAGCGACAAGTGCAGCCGCAAGACCCTCTTCTACCTGATCGCCACGCTCAACGAGTCCTTCCGGCCGGACTATGACTTCAGCAGAGCCCGGAGCCACGAGTTCAGCCGGGAGCCCAGCCTCAGCTGG GTGGTGAATGCAGTCAACTGCAGCCTGTTCTCTGCTGTCCGCGAGGACTTCAAGGCCCTGAAGCCGCAGCTGTGGAACGCGGTGGATGAGGAGATCTGCTTGGCTGAGTGCGACATCTACAG CTACAACCCAGACCTGGACTCAGATCCCTTCGGGGAAGATGGCAGCCTCTGGTCCTTCAACTACTTCTTCTACAACAAGCGGCTGAAACGAATTGTGTTCTTCAGCTGCCGCTCTATCAG GGTCCCGGTGATCTGTATGTGA